The Prevotella sp. oral taxon 299 str. F0039 genome has a segment encoding these proteins:
- a CDS encoding FecR family protein gives MKFQFIHYITSKCSEKDYSELSKWAKENPQDFKRHAELYHVYMMAKATTVSQKDTDAAFERLKERMNTAPVELKLTRSSWKRRNFVASVILFLTLIGTALGWKMLNNNSANTAELVSVCTNDNNVKNVILPDGTSVWLNKNSELTYPKTFSNNTREVQLKGEGYFHVVKNPHHPFVVHNQAQDIKVLGTVFYASNNPSTHQYIVSLIKGSVEVKNMLSNNSVRLLPGQRAVANDKDGLISVSEIPTGNDVLWHHEILSFKKSTLNSIMATLEKIYGIDIKVKALRHRNNTYSGEIAPRQDIENTLKLLQLTLPFSYKKQKSDSNNSYFEITSK, from the coding sequence ATGAAGTTTCAATTTATTCATTATATAACTAGTAAATGCTCTGAAAAAGATTACTCTGAGCTGAGTAAATGGGCAAAAGAAAACCCGCAAGACTTCAAACGTCATGCAGAACTTTACCATGTTTATATGATGGCAAAGGCAACAACAGTATCTCAAAAGGATACCGATGCAGCTTTTGAACGATTGAAAGAACGAATGAACACCGCTCCTGTTGAATTGAAATTAACACGTTCTTCGTGGAAAAGAAGAAACTTTGTGGCTTCAGTAATATTGTTTTTAACCCTCATAGGAACAGCCCTTGGTTGGAAAATGCTCAACAATAATAGTGCAAACACTGCCGAGCTAGTAAGCGTTTGCACCAATGACAACAATGTAAAGAACGTTATTCTACCCGATGGAACAAGTGTTTGGCTCAACAAAAATAGCGAGTTAACCTATCCTAAAACCTTTTCAAACAACACAAGAGAAGTGCAGCTAAAAGGCGAAGGCTATTTCCATGTGGTTAAAAATCCCCATCATCCATTTGTTGTTCACAACCAAGCGCAAGACATTAAAGTACTTGGCACTGTGTTTTATGCCTCTAACAATCCTTCAACTCATCAATATATTGTGAGCTTAATAAAAGGCTCTGTAGAGGTGAAAAACATGCTTTCGAATAACAGCGTGCGTCTGCTTCCAGGACAGAGAGCTGTTGCCAACGATAAAGACGGATTGATTTCGGTAAGCGAAATACCCACAGGAAACGACGTTTTGTGGCACCACGAAATACTATCTTTCAAAAAATCAACCCTCAACAGCATCATGGCTACCCTCGAAAAGATATATGGCATCGACATCAAAGTGAAGGCTTTGCGCCACAGAAACAACACCTATTCGGGCGAGATAGCACCCCGACAAGACATCGAGAACACCCTTAAACTATTGCAACTCACCCTACCTTTCAGCTATAAAAAGCAGAAAAGCGATTCAAACAATAGTTATTTTGAAATAACAAGCAAATAA